The Megasphaera stantonii genome includes a window with the following:
- a CDS encoding FeoA family protein — MNVIALSDMQVGDSGIVEALQGRGNIQHRLVDMGVVKGTRITVVKKAPLGDPIEVKVKGCALALRMNEAAMISVAVEGGN; from the coding sequence ATGAATGTTATTGCATTATCAGACATGCAGGTCGGTGATTCGGGTATTGTCGAAGCCCTGCAGGGCCGAGGCAATATCCAGCATCGGCTGGTTGACATGGGCGTCGTCAAGGGCACCCGCATTACCGTAGTGAAAAAGGCTCCGCTGGGCGATCCTATTGAAGTCAAAGTAAAGGGATGCGCCCTGGCGCTGCGCATGAACGAAGCAGCTATGATCAGCGTAGCTGTGGAAGGGGGAAATTAG
- a CDS encoding DUF2325 domain-containing protein produces MSVVIVGGNDCMVCQYKTICKKYSYKAKVFTQVPSDFKSKIGSPDLVVLFTSTVSHSMVRCALKEAQRKNVEVVRSHTSSANSLKSILESRAERCSCG; encoded by the coding sequence ATGAGTGTTGTCATAGTTGGTGGAAATGATTGCATGGTGTGTCAGTATAAGACTATTTGTAAAAAATATTCTTATAAGGCTAAGGTTTTTACGCAGGTTCCGAGTGATTTTAAATCGAAAATCGGTTCGCCGGACCTGGTTGTATTGTTTACAAGCACAGTTAGCCACAGTATGGTGCGCTGCGCCCTCAAAGAAGCGCAGCGGAAGAACGTAGAGGTCGTTCGGTCCCATACGAGCAGTGCTAACTCGCTTAAAAGTATATTAGAATCTCGGGCAGAACGCTGTAGCTGTGGTTAG
- a CDS encoding ABC transporter ATP-binding protein: MKRLWACYAPYHTILFFVIAGSVLTAGLEISFPMIVRYILEDILPAGDMLRLVHTAAVLFILYVVCLCSSFCVSYFGRSMGTHIENDLRCRLFSHIESMSFSFFDNAKTGQLLSRIISDISEIGDLVFQMPNLIMVCLITMCGSAFFLFYINWQLAIFVLFLILLKTAGTMILNRRMKETFRTAREKMGLVSSQAMESLNAIRLVQSFCNEAVELKKFVAASDKLRRAQQRTFMFEAYLTSSIIFFSNLTNLVIIAAGSFFIMLGVMSLGDLVAFLMYLMVFIRPIMQLTMLTERYQRGLAGYRRYEELMAVAPAVADGADAVAAGTIEGRVAFEDVSFSYNGKDPVLRRFSLDIPRGKTVAIVGPTGAGKSSVASLLLRFYDIQAGCITLDGRDIRQYTLSSLRRSIGIVQQDVFLFSDSIRENIAYGRPDATEQEIIEAAKLADAHEFIMKLPDGYDSAIGERGVKLSGGQKQRLAIARVFLKNPPVLILDEATSALDNETERKIQQALQDLSHNRTTLVIAHRLATIRHADRIVVLTKDGICEEGTHDELMECKGLYYDLYMSQFDK; the protein is encoded by the coding sequence ATGAAGCGATTGTGGGCGTGTTATGCGCCGTATCATACCATCTTATTCTTCGTCATTGCCGGCTCGGTTCTGACGGCAGGGCTGGAAATTTCCTTTCCCATGATTGTCCGTTATATCCTGGAGGATATCCTGCCTGCCGGCGACATGCTGCGATTAGTGCATACGGCAGCTGTTTTGTTTATTCTTTACGTCGTCTGTCTGTGCTCGTCCTTCTGCGTGTCGTACTTTGGCCGCAGTATGGGCACGCACATCGAAAACGACTTGCGGTGCCGCTTGTTTTCCCATATCGAGTCCATGAGCTTTTCGTTTTTTGACAATGCCAAGACAGGGCAGCTCTTGTCCCGCATTATCAGCGACATTTCAGAAATAGGCGACTTGGTGTTTCAGATGCCGAATCTCATTATGGTCTGCCTGATTACGATGTGCGGCAGCGCTTTTTTTCTGTTTTATATCAATTGGCAGCTGGCTATTTTTGTTTTATTTCTCATTTTGCTGAAAACGGCGGGAACAATGATTCTCAATCGCCGCATGAAGGAAACCTTTCGCACTGCCAGAGAAAAAATGGGACTCGTCAGCTCTCAGGCTATGGAAAGCCTGAACGCCATCCGCCTCGTCCAATCGTTCTGTAATGAAGCCGTAGAACTGAAAAAGTTTGTCGCCGCCAGCGACAAGCTGCGGCGGGCCCAGCAGCGGACCTTTATGTTTGAAGCTTATTTGACAAGCAGCATTATCTTTTTTTCTAATCTGACGAATTTGGTTATCATCGCCGCCGGAAGCTTTTTTATCATGCTCGGCGTCATGAGTCTGGGCGATCTCGTGGCCTTTCTCATGTACCTCATGGTGTTTATCCGGCCCATCATGCAGCTGACTATGCTGACAGAGCGATACCAGAGGGGATTGGCCGGGTATCGGCGGTATGAAGAGCTCATGGCCGTTGCGCCGGCCGTTGCTGATGGTGCAGATGCCGTCGCGGCCGGGACGATAGAAGGCCGGGTAGCCTTTGAAGACGTCAGCTTTTCCTATAATGGGAAGGACCCGGTGCTGCGGCGGTTTTCCCTGGATATTCCCCGCGGCAAGACTGTCGCCATCGTCGGGCCTACCGGCGCAGGGAAGTCCAGTGTGGCCAGCCTGCTCCTGCGGTTTTACGATATTCAAGCGGGATGTATTACTCTGGACGGAAGGGATATCCGGCAGTATACACTGTCGTCACTGCGGCGGAGCATCGGCATTGTGCAGCAGGACGTATTTCTCTTTTCTGATTCGATTCGTGAAAATATTGCCTATGGCCGGCCCGATGCGACGGAGCAGGAGATCATCGAAGCGGCAAAGCTGGCTGACGCCCATGAATTCATCATGAAGTTGCCCGACGGATACGACAGCGCCATCGGCGAACGGGGCGTTAAGCTGTCAGGAGGGCAAAAACAGCGCTTGGCTATTGCCCGCGTTTTCCTTAAAAATCCGCCTGTCCTTATTTTGGACGAAGCGACGTCGGCTCTGGACAACGAGACAGAGCGGAAAATACAGCAGGCTCTGCAGGATTTGTCTCATAACCGGACGACGTTGGTCATTGCTCATCGGCTGGCGACGATTCGCCACGCCGACCGCATCGTCGTCTTGACAAAGGACGGTATTTGCGAAGAGGGAACCCACGACGAGCTCATGGAATGCAAAGGACTGTATTACGATTTGTATATGTCACAGTTTGACAAATAA
- a CDS encoding ChaN family lipoprotein codes for MNISRTLRLLSLLTAMTVFSAAGMAGAAAPAPAAEKAPAVVWIDGATKKAVSTAEMLDGLKEYQVIFFGEFHDSQPIHDAELDVLKGLHDLHGDKLVLSMEMFERDVQTTMDDYLAGTLSEELFLSQSRPWPQYMTAYKPMAEFAKEKGIPVLTGNIPRRMAAAYAKARSLDGVAAADKRYLPKVHAAGSDAYRTKFAATMAGMNNMPGGMNVPEAMIQPMFMAQCLKDDAMAESIAEYLDDHGDAIVYHVVGNFHSEGHLGAVEKLHGLRPDLKIAVINAVHYDPAAESAADAASAHADGGEYLALETAHGA; via the coding sequence ATGAACATATCACGTACACTACGACTCCTCTCCCTCTTGACGGCTATGACCGTCTTCTCTGCGGCAGGAATGGCCGGAGCGGCTGCTCCGGCTCCTGCAGCGGAGAAGGCGCCGGCCGTCGTATGGATAGACGGAGCGACAAAGAAAGCCGTATCGACAGCAGAGATGCTGGACGGCTTAAAAGAGTATCAAGTTATCTTTTTCGGTGAATTTCACGACAGCCAGCCTATACATGACGCCGAGCTGGACGTGCTGAAAGGCTTGCATGACCTGCACGGCGATAAGCTGGTTTTATCCATGGAAATGTTTGAACGGGACGTACAGACCACGATGGACGATTATTTAGCCGGAACGCTGAGCGAGGAGCTGTTCTTGTCTCAATCGCGGCCTTGGCCTCAGTATATGACGGCCTATAAGCCCATGGCAGAATTCGCCAAGGAGAAGGGGATTCCCGTGCTGACGGGCAATATTCCCCGGCGCATGGCCGCGGCGTACGCCAAAGCCCGCAGTCTCGACGGCGTGGCGGCAGCCGACAAGCGCTATTTGCCTAAAGTCCATGCCGCCGGTTCCGATGCGTATCGGACGAAATTCGCCGCGACGATGGCCGGCATGAACAATATGCCCGGCGGCATGAATGTACCCGAAGCGATGATACAGCCTATGTTTATGGCCCAGTGCCTCAAGGACGATGCCATGGCAGAAAGCATAGCCGAGTATCTGGATGATCATGGCGATGCCATCGTGTATCATGTCGTCGGTAATTTCCACAGCGAAGGCCATTTGGGAGCCGTAGAAAAGCTGCACGGTCTGCGGCCTGACTTAAAAATTGCCGTCATCAACGCCGTACATTACGACCCGGCAGCTGAGTCGGCAGCAGACGCTGCCAGCGCTCATGCCGACGGCGGCGAATACTTAGCATTGGAAACGGCTCACGGGGCATAA
- a CDS encoding TonB-dependent receptor plug domain-containing protein, whose translation MDSFSSSKKCMLTLAVLCAVGGSLPVMAAPADGDVVRTKDVIVTATRTEEEVKVVPQNVEVITSEDIEKLGATDVYQALKLASNVDVTRAGMAGHNVMIRGMSTNHTLILVNGMRRAGEDTSVTQNVYALDRLSLSDIERIEIVRGPASAQYGSDALGGVINIITKKSGVKPSVTVGASTGTSSINNYYHINFGKQGNFSGSLDMRFSKLRKQMFEDSDGSNYYGPTQDFHFDGNFDLGRNQNLNVNLGYYHEQTAADYIDESMMGYVTSKDKKEWYDFSRKDFSLAWTGKTPKNDWMIRTYYSYLDKDNNLYNNRPSLGMMEGMLGGMFPKYDWDKSKYKLFGIEGKDTMAIGEDHLLTFGAEYRTNKVEGTRMGNGGDNVHSEDRWGNGVLKTKDYSEKEVDTYAAYIQDEWMVNDKLLIIPSVRYDHDSSFGGETTPKIGATYFLNDHNRFKANWGKSFKAPTISELYMSMTRAMGPATVTVLGNPDLQPEEAESWDISYEYDDDKTWGKITYFENDVKNLITSHALDADGYVNEYINVNRAQINGVELELGHHFNKNWTVKATSNWLDAVDKADDSRLDNRAKNITTLQLMYDDLDPYGYSVVLWNQWVNKYRYTTGGTMGGMSGNSESKDATYSTFNVTVNKKFGKGNRIFAGCDNIFDEKNTNAYLYGRTWVAGAEWMF comes from the coding sequence ATGGATTCATTTTCATCATCTAAAAAATGTATGCTGACCTTAGCTGTATTGTGCGCCGTAGGCGGCAGCCTGCCGGTCATGGCCGCGCCTGCTGACGGCGACGTTGTGAGGACAAAAGACGTCATCGTTACCGCTACGCGTACGGAAGAAGAAGTTAAAGTTGTTCCGCAGAATGTAGAAGTCATTACGTCCGAAGATATTGAAAAACTCGGCGCGACCGACGTATATCAGGCATTGAAGCTGGCCAGCAATGTCGATGTGACCCGTGCCGGCATGGCAGGCCACAACGTCATGATCCGCGGCATGAGCACCAACCATACGCTGATTTTGGTCAACGGCATGCGCCGTGCCGGTGAAGATACGAGCGTTACGCAGAATGTATATGCCCTCGACCGTCTCAGCTTATCCGACATCGAACGCATTGAAATCGTCCGCGGCCCGGCGTCGGCCCAGTACGGATCGGATGCTCTCGGCGGCGTCATCAATATCATTACAAAGAAATCTGGTGTAAAACCGTCCGTTACAGTCGGCGCATCGACCGGTACGAGCAGTATCAATAACTACTACCATATCAATTTCGGCAAGCAGGGAAATTTCAGCGGCAGCTTGGATATGCGCTTTTCTAAATTAAGAAAGCAAATGTTTGAAGACTCCGACGGCAGCAATTACTACGGCCCGACGCAGGACTTTCATTTCGACGGCAATTTCGACTTGGGCAGAAATCAGAATTTAAATGTAAATTTAGGTTATTATCATGAACAAACAGCGGCCGATTATATTGATGAGTCTATGATGGGGTATGTTACCAGCAAAGATAAAAAAGAATGGTACGATTTTTCACGCAAAGATTTTAGCCTAGCGTGGACTGGCAAGACCCCTAAAAACGACTGGATGATTCGGACCTATTACAGCTATTTGGATAAAGACAATAATTTATATAATAACCGGCCTTCGTTAGGGATGATGGAAGGTATGCTTGGCGGAATGTTCCCCAAATACGACTGGGATAAGTCAAAATATAAGTTATTCGGTATTGAAGGCAAGGATACTATGGCTATTGGCGAGGACCATTTGCTGACGTTTGGCGCGGAATACCGCACCAATAAAGTAGAAGGGACTCGTATGGGCAACGGCGGCGATAACGTCCATAGTGAAGATCGCTGGGGCAATGGCGTTCTGAAAACCAAAGATTATTCAGAAAAAGAAGTCGATACATATGCCGCTTATATTCAGGACGAATGGATGGTCAATGATAAGCTGCTGATTATTCCATCTGTCCGTTATGACCACGACAGCTCGTTCGGCGGAGAAACGACGCCTAAAATTGGTGCGACTTATTTCCTTAATGACCACAACCGTTTCAAAGCGAACTGGGGCAAGAGCTTCAAGGCTCCGACAATCAGCGAATTGTATATGAGTATGACTCGTGCTATGGGGCCGGCAACGGTAACTGTTTTGGGGAATCCTGATTTGCAGCCGGAAGAAGCGGAATCGTGGGATATTAGTTACGAATACGACGACGACAAAACGTGGGGAAAAATCACGTATTTTGAAAACGACGTCAAGAACTTGATTACATCTCATGCCTTAGATGCCGATGGATATGTCAATGAATATATCAACGTCAACAGAGCACAAATCAATGGCGTGGAATTGGAATTGGGACATCACTTCAATAAGAATTGGACAGTCAAGGCGACGAGCAACTGGTTAGATGCCGTTGATAAAGCTGATGATTCTCGTTTGGATAATCGTGCGAAGAATATTACGACGCTCCAGCTCATGTACGATGACTTAGATCCTTATGGATACAGCGTCGTTTTGTGGAACCAGTGGGTGAATAAATATCGCTATACTACTGGCGGAACGATGGGTGGAATGAGCGGAAACAGCGAATCAAAAGACGCCACGTATTCGACATTCAACGTAACAGTTAACAAAAAATTCGGTAAGGGAAATCGTATTTTTGCCGGCTGCGATAATATTTTTGATGAAAAGAATACGAACGCCTACCTCTACGGACGCACATGGGTAGCCGGCGCAGAATGGATGTTCTAA
- a CDS encoding ABC transporter ATP-binding protein, which translates to MSTITTNHLRLQYGERVIAEDLTIAFDQPEIVSIIGPNGSGKSTLLKSLARLLVPTGGAVYLDGQDLKDVSMDKIARTISMLPQSASAPGDMTVRDLVTYGRLPYQGLFSKLNDLDIAAINSALKATEMERLQHSRLSALSGGERQRAWLSMALAKEPQILLLDEPTTYLDIRHQLALMELVVHLYQTMHIIVIMVMHDLNHAARYSHRLVAVKKGNIVADGPVADVFRQDILEPLYGIRAVVTTVQEENGAYLACFPYAAV; encoded by the coding sequence ATGAGTACGATTACGACAAACCATTTACGCCTGCAGTACGGCGAACGAGTTATAGCGGAAGACCTAACCATAGCCTTTGACCAACCGGAAATCGTGTCGATTATCGGCCCGAACGGCTCAGGTAAATCGACGCTTCTGAAATCACTGGCGCGGCTTCTCGTGCCGACGGGCGGCGCCGTATATCTGGACGGGCAGGATCTCAAAGACGTGTCGATGGACAAAATCGCCCGTACCATTTCCATGCTGCCCCAGTCGGCCAGCGCACCGGGAGATATGACCGTGCGGGATTTGGTTACATATGGCCGCTTGCCCTATCAGGGATTATTTTCAAAACTAAACGATTTAGATATTGCGGCCATTAACAGCGCGTTAAAGGCGACGGAGATGGAGCGTTTACAGCACAGCCGCTTGTCTGCCTTATCAGGCGGCGAACGGCAGCGAGCCTGGCTGTCTATGGCCTTGGCCAAGGAGCCGCAAATCCTCCTTCTCGACGAGCCGACGACATATCTGGATATCCGCCATCAGCTGGCTCTGATGGAGCTCGTCGTGCATTTGTATCAGACCATGCACATTATCGTCATCATGGTCATGCATGATTTAAACCACGCAGCTCGTTACAGCCATCGCCTCGTCGCCGTAAAGAAAGGAAATATCGTGGCTGACGGCCCTGTAGCCGATGTGTTCCGACAGGATATACTGGAGCCTCTTTACGGTATCCGCGCCGTCGTCACGACGGTACAAGAAGAAAACGGCGCGTATCTGGCCTGCTTCCCGTACGCTGCCGTATAA
- a CDS encoding FecCD family ABC transporter permease yields MERAVEQDNRGVVRMTTLCAGLILLMLSLALGIAAGAVHISLSDIYQAVVAPGQTDNYRIIYTLRMPRAICAALAGANLALSGCILQGILRNPLADPGIIGISAGAGLAAMALMLIAPTFTSFVPFAAFIGAMFAAAVVFFLAYERGVNPLRLVLAGVAVAAFFGGGMTALSVFFSDKIQGTVSWMAGGFAGSNWSYVRMILPYSLLGIVGTLCYYRRLNALQLGDDVAKTLGVNTERTRAVLVALAALLAASAVSVAGLLGFVGLIVPHVMRLIVGSDFEALLPCSALFGAVLVVVADVAARTLFSPVEVPVGIFMSFIGAPFFLYLLKRRMGQS; encoded by the coding sequence CATGACGACGCTCTGCGCCGGCCTGATACTGCTGATGCTGTCTCTGGCATTAGGCATTGCCGCCGGCGCGGTACATATTTCTTTGTCGGATATATATCAGGCTGTCGTCGCGCCGGGACAGACAGATAACTACCGCATTATTTATACGCTGCGCATGCCTCGGGCAATCTGTGCGGCCTTAGCCGGCGCTAACCTGGCCTTGTCGGGATGTATCCTGCAGGGAATTCTGCGCAACCCGCTGGCTGACCCGGGTATTATCGGCATTTCGGCCGGCGCCGGTCTGGCGGCCATGGCCCTCATGCTTATTGCGCCGACCTTTACGAGTTTCGTACCCTTTGCAGCCTTTATCGGTGCTATGTTTGCCGCGGCTGTCGTCTTTTTCCTTGCCTACGAGCGGGGCGTCAATCCGCTGCGTCTCGTCTTAGCCGGCGTAGCCGTGGCGGCGTTTTTTGGCGGCGGCATGACGGCCCTGTCGGTATTTTTCTCCGATAAGATTCAGGGAACCGTATCGTGGATGGCCGGCGGTTTTGCCGGCAGCAACTGGTCGTACGTCCGCATGATTCTGCCGTACAGCCTGCTGGGCATCGTCGGGACTCTATGCTACTACCGAAGACTCAATGCTCTCCAGCTGGGCGATGACGTAGCTAAAACGTTAGGTGTTAATACGGAGCGTACTCGTGCTGTCCTCGTTGCTTTGGCGGCTCTGCTGGCCGCATCGGCAGTCAGCGTAGCCGGTCTGCTTGGCTTTGTCGGTCTCATCGTGCCTCATGTCATGCGCCTTATCGTCGGTTCGGACTTTGAAGCCCTTCTGCCGTGCTCGGCATTGTTCGGCGCCGTATTGGTCGTCGTAGCCGATGTAGCGGCCCGGACGCTGTTCAGTCCTGTAGAAGTGCCTGTGGGCATTTTCATGTCCTTCATCGGCGCGCCGTTCTTCTTATACTTGCTGAAACGGAGGATGGGTCAGTCATGA